In Erwinia pyrifoliae DSM 12163, the genomic window GACCCGGGTTTTGGTTTCGGTAAGAATCTCTCCCACAATTATCAACTGCTGGCGCATTTGGCCGATTTGCATCATTTTGGCCTGCCGCTGCTAGTCGGCATGTCGCGTAAAAGTATGATTGGCCAGCTACTGAACGTCGGGCCATCGCAACGATTGACCGGCAGCCTCGCCTGCGCGGTGATTGCCGCGATGCAGGGCGTCCATATTCTGCGCGTGCATGACGTCAAAGAAACCGTAGAGGCGATGCGCGTTGTCGAAGCCACACAGTCCGCAAGGGAAAAATAATAGTATGAGCGAGCGTAAATATTTTGGTACAGACGGTATCCGTGGCAAAGTGGGTGAATCTCCCATCACTCCGGATTTCGTGCTCAAGCTGGGCTTTGCTGCGGGTAAAGTCCTGGCGCGCCATGGTTCAAAGCAGGTCATCATTGGCAAAGACACGCGCATTTCCGGCTATATGCTCGAATCAGCGCTCGAAGCGGGGCTGGCGGCAGCTGGGCTGTCTGCGGCATTTACCGGGCCAATGCCCACACCTGCGGTGGCGTACCTGACCCGGACGTTCCGTGCCGAAGCCGGAATTGTGATCTCTGCTTCACATAACCCGTTTGATGACAATGGAATCAAGTTTTTCTCGACCGAGGGCACCAAGCTGCCTGATGAAGTGGAAGCAGCGATTGAAGCTGAAATGGAAAAACCGATTACCTGTGTCGAATCTGCCGCCCTGGGCCGCGCCAGCCGCATCGTTGATGCCGCCGGACGTTACATTGAGTTCTGCAAAGGCACATTTCCCAGCCAGTTGAGCCTTAACGGGTTGAAAATTGTGGTGGACTGTGCCAACGGTGCAACCTATCACATTGCACCTAATGTGCTGCGCGAGCTGGGAGCCACGGTGATTGCGATTGGCGATCAGCCCGATGGCATGAACATCAATAAGGGATGTGGTGCCACCGATCTGCAACTGCTGCAAACGCGTGTGCTGGCAGAGAAAGCCGATGTCGGACTGGCCTATGATGGTGATGGCGACCGCATAATGATGGTTGACCATATGGGTCATAAAGTTGACGGTGACCAAATCCTGTATCTGATCGCTCGCGAAGGGTTGCGCCAGGGGGAGCTGCGTGGCGGCGTGGTCGGCACGTTAATGAGCAATATAGGGCTGGAGCTGGCGCTAAAACAGCTGGGTATTCCTTTTGCCCGTGCCAAAGTAGGCGACCGCTACGTGCTTGAGAAACTGAAAGAGAAAGGATGGCGTCTGGGTGCGGAGAACTCCGGGCATGTGATCCTGTTGGACAAAACAACCACCGGTGACGGCATCGTAGCAGGTTTGCAGGTACTTACTGCGATGGTTCGCAATCACATGAGTTTGCACGATTTATGCAGCGGTATGAAACTGTTGCCGCAAATACTGGTGAACGTCCGCTTCAACGGGGTGAATGACCCGCTGGAAGATGCTCAGGTCAAATCGGTGACGGCTGAAGCCGAAACTGAGCTGAAAGGGCGCGGTCGCGTACTGTTACGTAAATCAGGTACCGAACCGTTAATTCGCGTGATGGTAGAAGGCGAAAATGAAGCACAGGTCAGCGCGTTGGCCCACCGTATTGCTGATGCGGTGAAGGCGGTTTGAGGAAGACTGCCGAAGAGAACTCAAAAAGCGCTTAATGTGTATGGCAAGGACAATCCGTTTATACGGGTTGTCCTGCACAAAATTTGCCTGGTGCACCGATCATCGCTGATTAAATGCGCATTTTTACGGATAAAATCCGCGCTTTGTCGTTTTTTTCCGCAATCGGGAGTGGTGAGCGAAATTGCTCTTGCGTGGGCGGGTCCCTTTGGTTAGTATTCACACCCGCTTCTGATGGGTAGTGATAAACTATCTTTCTAACTGGTTTGAAGCTTTTGATGTGCGGTTAACGCGCAAGGAACAAGGTTGATTATGTACGAAGCTCTTTTAGTAGTTTTCCTTATTGTGGCAATCGGCCTTGTCGGTCTGATCATGCTTCAGCAAGGTAAAGGCGCTGATATGGGAGCATCATTTGGTGCAGGCGCTTCCGGTACGCTGTTCGGTTCTAACGGTTCAGGTAATTTCATGACCCGTATGACTGCAGTGCTGGCGACCCTGTTCTTCATTATCAGTCTGATCCTGGGCAACATCAACAGTAACAAAACCCAGAAAGGAAGCGAGTGGGAAAACCTGACTCAGCCGGCGCAGTCGCAACAGACTCAGCCTGCTAAACCGGCCGCACCGGGCAGCGACATTCCACAGTAAGCAGTCAGTGCAGTCACCTTTTCGACGCGACAGAAATAAAAAAGTCGCCCCTTTAGTGCCGTGGTGGTGGAATTGGTAGACACGCTACCTTGAGGTGGTAGTGCCCGCATGGGCTTACGGGTTCAAGTCCCGTCCTCGGTACCAAATCAAAGTTTTGCTTGCGAATTATGCAAGTTATGCGTATTATTCGGACGCGGGNTGGAGCAGCCTGGTAGCTCGTCGGGCTCATAACCCGAAGGTCGTCGGTTCAAATCCGGCNCCCGCAACCACTTTCCCTTAGAGTTCTTTTTCAAATATTCTGTATGCCTGGCATTGCGCATTGCAGCTTATTTCGGAAAAAATTCTTTTGGACTGTGCCGAGCCGCCGTTCGCGGTTTACAGGGTCCAGTCACAATAAGCCCCGAATATTTCGGGGTTTTTTGTTATCAGGAAGCAGCATCACTGGGCTATAGGCCCTTTTTTTACGTCTTGGGGGTGGGATTGTCCACATTAGAGCAAAAATTAACAGAGCTGATCTCAGCACCGGTAGAAGCGCTAGGCTACGAACTGGTTGGTATTGAGTTTGTACGCGGTCGCACATCCACCTTGCGCATCTATATTGATAGTGAAGATGGCATCAATGTTGATGATTGTGCTGATGTGAGCCACCAGGTCAGTGCGGTAATGGACGTCGAAGACCCGATCACCGTGGCCTACAATCTCGAAGTCTCCTCGCCGGGCCTTGATCGGCCAATGTTTACCGCAGAACATTATGACCGTTTCACTGGCGAAGAAGTGAGCCTGGTGCTGCGTATGGCGGTTCAGAACCGTCGCAAATGGCAGGGTATCATTAAGTCTGTTGAGGGTGAGATGATTACTGTTGCCGTTGAGGGTAACGACGAAGTGTTCGCGCTGAGCAACATCCAGAAGGCGAACCTGGTTCCCCACTTTTAAAAGTCCGGATTGAGGCATACCAGGATGAACAAAGAAATCTTAGCTGTTGTAGAAGCGGTCTCTAATGAGAAGTCCCTCCCACGCGAGAAGATTTTCGAAGCGCTGGAGAGCGCGCTGGCCACAGCCACCAAGAAAAAATACGAGCAGGAAATAGACGTGCGCGTCAGTATCGATCGCAAAAGTGGCGATTTTGATACCTTCCGCCGTTGGCTGATTGTTGACGAAGTAACTCAGCCTACCCGCGAAATCACGCTGGAAGCTGCAATCTATGAAGACGAGTCGCTGTCTCTGGGCGGCTTTGTTGAAGACCAGATTGAATCTGTTACCTTCGACCGCATTACTACCCAGACTGCCAAGCAGGTTATCGTGCAGAAAGTGCGCGAAGCCGAGCGTGCGATGGTTGTCGATCAGTTCCGCGAGCAGGAAGGTGAAATCATCACCGGCGTGGTGAAGAAAGTAAACCGTGACAATATCTCGCTCGAAGTGCGGCCAAACGATGGTTCTAATACTAACGCAGAAGCTGTGATCATTCGTGAAGACATGCTGCCGCGTGAAAACTTCCGCCCGGGCGATCGCATCCGTGGCGTACTGTATGCCGTGCGCCCTGAAGCGCGTGGCGCGCAGCTGTTCGTTAGCCGTTCCAAACCGGAAATGCTGATCGAATTGTTCCGCATTGAAGTGCCGGAAATTGCTGAAGAAGTTCTTGAAATTAAAGCCGCCGCGCGCGATCCAGGCTCCCGAGCCAAGATCGCTGTGAAAACCAACGATAAGCGTATCGATCCGGTCGGCGCCTGTGTGGGTATGCGTGGTGCGCGTGTTCAGGCGGTATCCAGTGAGCTGGGTGGCGAGCGTATTGATATCGTACTGTGGGATGACAATCCCGCGCAGTTCGTCATCAACGCTATGGCCCCGGCGGATGTCGCCTCTATCGTGGTGGATGAAGACAATCACACCATGGATATCGCTGTGGAAGCCGGAAATCTGGCCCAGGCGATCGGCCGCAATGGCCAAAACGTGCGTCTGGCTTCGCAGCTCAGTGGCTGGGATCTAAACGTGATGACGGTCGACGACCTGCAGGCGAAGCATCAGGCTGAAGCTCATGCTGCCATCGACGTCTTTACCAAACATCTCGATATTGATGAAGACTTCGCTACCTTGTTGGTAGAAGAGGGCTTCTCTTCTCTGGAAGAGCTGGCTTACGTGCCGATCAAAGAGCTGTTGGAAATCGACGGTCTGGATGAAGAGACAGTAGAAGCGTTGCGCGACCGGGCTAAAAACGCGTTAACCACCCTGGCACTGGCCAAGGAAGAGAGCCTCGGCGACACCCAACCGGCTGAAGATTTACTCAGTCTGGAAGGCCTTGAACGTGAGCTGGCCTTTAAGCTGGCAGCGAAAGGTGTGTGTACGTTGGAAGATCTTGCCGAGCAGGGTGTTGACGACCTGTCAGATATTGATGGCCTGAGCGATGAGCGGGCTGGTGAGCTGATTATGGCTGCACGCAATATCTGTTGGTTCGGCGACGACGCGTAATAAACTGTAGCAGGAAGGAACAGCATGACGACAGATGTAAACGTAAAAACGCTGGCTGCAGAGATTCAGACGCCGGTAGAACGCCTGGTACAGCAGTTTGCTGATGCAGGGATCCAAAAGTCTGAGACCGACTCTGTAACCCAGCATGAAAAAGAGACTCTACTTGCCCATCTGAACCGTGACCATGGCAGTGGATCGGGCAAACTGACTCTGCAGCGCAAGACGCGCAGCACCTTGAATGTTCCCGGCACCGGGGGCAAAAGTAAAGCGGTGCAAATCGAAGTCCGCAAAAAACGCACTTATGTAAAAGGCGATCCGGCTAATGCTGAACAGGCAGAAGCAGAAGCGCAGGCAGAGCGTGAAGCGGAAGAACTGGCTCGTCGCGAGGCTGAAGAAATAGCCCAGCGCGAAGCTCAAGACAAAGCGAAGCGTGAAGCCGAGGAGCAGGCCAAGCGTGAGGCAGCTGAAAAAGCCAAACGTGAAGCGGCGGAAAGAGATAAAGTGAGCAATCAATATACCGACGAAACAACCCGGGCCACTCAGTCCGATAAAGCCCGCCGTGAAGCGGAAGCGGCTGAACTGAAGCGTAAAGCTGAAGAAGAAGCGCATCGCAAGATCGAAGAAGAAGCGAAGCGTGTAGCGGAAGAGGCGCGTAAAATGGCGGAAGAAAAAGGCGAAGAGTGGGCGGTAGTGAAAGAGGTAGAAGACACCTCTGATTACCATGTAACGACTTCAACCCACGCTCGTGCAGCGGAAGACGAAAACGACGCTCAGGTTGAAGGCGACCGTCGCACTCGTGCTGTGCGTCCGGCTAAAGCCCCGGTGCGTAAGAAAGGCAACAAACATTCCGAAGCCAAAACCGACCGTGAAGAAGCGCGTGCGCAGGTTCGCGGTGGTAAAGGCGGCAAGCGTAAGCCGAGCACCCTGCAGCAGAGCTTTAACAAGCCAGCGCAGGCGGTTAACCGCGACGTCATTATCGGTGAAACCATCACCGTAGCGGAACTGGCTAACAAAATGGCTGTTAAAGGTTCTCAGGTCATCAAAGCCATGATGAAACTGGGCGCTATGGCGACCATCAATCAGGTTATCGATCAGGAAACTGCCCAGCTGGTCGCGGAAGAAATGGGTCACAAAGTGACACTACGCCGCGAAAACGAGCTGGAAGAAGCGGTAATGAGCGATCGTGATACCGACGCGGTGCTGGAATCCCGTGCGCCGGTCGTGACCATCATGGGCCACGTTGACCACGGTAAAACATCGCTGCTGGACTATATCCGTTCGACTAAAGTCGCTTCTGGCGAAGCGGGCGGTATTACTCAGCACATCGGTGCCTACCACGTTGAAACTGACAACGGTATGGTGACCTTCCTGGATACCCCCGGACACGCCGCGTTTACCGCAATGCGCGCCCGTGGTGCTCAGGCGACAGATATCGTTATTCTGGTTGTTGCTGCTGACGATGGCGTGATGCCACAGACTATCGAAGCGATCCAGCATGCCAAAGCGGCGAAAGTGCCGGTTGTCGTTGCGGTCAACAAATGCGATAAGCCCGAAGCCGATCCGGACCGTGTTAAAAACGAACTTACCCAGTACGGCATTATTCCGGAAGAGTGGGGCGGCGAGAACATGTTCGTCAACGTCTCTGCGAAAGCCGGTACCGGTATTGACGACCTGCTTAATGCTATCCTGTTGCAGGCGGAGGTTCTGGAACTTAGCGCTGTACGTCAGGGTATGGCGAGCGGTGTGGTGATCGAATCCTTCCTGGATAAAGGCCGTGGTCCGGTTGCTACCGTACTGGTACGTGAAGGTACGCTGAACAAAGGCGATATCGTGCTGTGTGGTTTTGAATACGGCCGCGTGCGTGCGATGCGTGACGAGCTGGGTCGCGAAGTGCTGACTGCGGGCCCATCGATCCCGGTTGAGATCCTCGGTATGTCTGGTGTACCGGCTGCGGGTGATGAAGCCACCGTGGTGCGTGACGAGAAGAAAGCGCGTGAAGTGGCGCTGTATCGTCAGGGTAAATTCCGTGAAGTTAAGCTGGCGCGTCAGCAGAAATCTAAGCTGGAGAACATGTTTGCTAACATGACCGAAGGCGAAGTTTCTGAACTGAACATCGTGCTGAAAGCTGACGTACAGGGTTCTGTCGAAGCCATTTCCGACTCACTGATGAAACTTTCTACCGATGAAGTGAAAGTGAAAATCGTTGGTTCTGGCGTGGGTGGTATCACCGAAACTGACGCCACCCTGGCCGCAGCGTCTAACGCAATCCTGGTTGGCTTCAACGTGCGCGCCGATGCATCCGCACGCCGCGTGATTGATACTGAAAGCCTGGATCTGCGCTACTACTCCGTCATCTATAATCTGATTGACGAAGTGAAAGCGGCGATGAGCGGCATGCTGGCACCTGAGTACAAACAGCAGATCATTGGTCTGGCTGCGGTACGTGACGTGTTCAAATCACCGAAATTTGGTGCTATTGCCGGTTGTATGGTGACCGAAGGTAACATTAAACGCCATAACCCAATCCGCGTACTGCGTGACAACGTGGTTATCTACGAAGGCGAGCTGGAATCCTTGCGCCGCTTCAAAGATGACGTTAACGAAGTCCGTAACGGTATGGAATGTGGTATCGGCGTGAAGAACTACAACGATGTGCGTGTTGGCGATATGATCGAAGTGTTCGAAATTATCGAAATCCAGCGTACAATCGATTAATAATCTGACAGATATCCGGCAAATTTTGCGTGACTGCATGATGACCGCCGAATCAGCCCAGGCGCTTACCTAATCAGGTTACCGGCGTGAAAAAGGGTTGTGACGCAGCCGAGCCGCAAAAGAGGTAGGATATTATTTGGGAGGCTTCTGGCCTCCCAAATTATTTGGAGATAAAAAATTATGGCGAAAGAATT contains:
- the glmM gene encoding phosphoglucosamine mutase, with protein sequence MSERKYFGTDGIRGKVGESPITPDFVLKLGFAAGKVLARHGSKQVIIGKDTRISGYMLESALEAGLAAAGLSAAFTGPMPTPAVAYLTRTFRAEAGIVISASHNPFDDNGIKFFSTEGTKLPDEVEAAIEAEMEKPITCVESAALGRASRIVDAAGRYIEFCKGTFPSQLSLNGLKIVVDCANGATYHIAPNVLRELGATVIAIGDQPDGMNINKGCGATDLQLLQTRVLAEKADVGLAYDGDGDRIMMVDHMGHKVDGDQILYLIAREGLRQGELRGGVVGTLMSNIGLELALKQLGIPFARAKVGDRYVLEKLKEKGWRLGAENSGHVILLDKTTTGDGIVAGLQVLTAMVRNHMSLHDLCSGMKLLPQILVNVRFNGVNDPLEDAQVKSVTAEAETELKGRGRVLLRKSGTEPLIRVMVEGENEAQVSALAHRIADAVKAV
- the secG gene encoding preprotein translocase subunit SecG; translated protein: MYEALLVVFLIVAIGLVGLIMLQQGKGADMGASFGAGASGTLFGSNGSGNFMTRMTAVLATLFFIISLILGNINSNKTQKGSEWENLTQPAQSQQTQPAKPAAPGSDIPQ
- the rimP gene encoding ribosome maturation factor RimP encodes the protein MSTLEQKLTELISAPVEALGYELVGIEFVRGRTSTLRIYIDSEDGINVDDCADVSHQVSAVMDVEDPITVAYNLEVSSPGLDRPMFTAEHYDRFTGEEVSLVLRMAVQNRRKWQGIIKSVEGEMITVAVEGNDEVFALSNIQKANLVPHF
- the nusA gene encoding transcription termination factor NusA — translated: MNKEILAVVEAVSNEKSLPREKIFEALESALATATKKKYEQEIDVRVSIDRKSGDFDTFRRWLIVDEVTQPTREITLEAAIYEDESLSLGGFVEDQIESVTFDRITTQTAKQVIVQKVREAERAMVVDQFREQEGEIITGVVKKVNRDNISLEVRPNDGSNTNAEAVIIREDMLPRENFRPGDRIRGVLYAVRPEARGAQLFVSRSKPEMLIELFRIEVPEIAEEVLEIKAAARDPGSRAKIAVKTNDKRIDPVGACVGMRGARVQAVSSELGGERIDIVLWDDNPAQFVINAMAPADVASIVVDEDNHTMDIAVEAGNLAQAIGRNGQNVRLASQLSGWDLNVMTVDDLQAKHQAEAHAAIDVFTKHLDIDEDFATLLVEEGFSSLEELAYVPIKELLEIDGLDEETVEALRDRAKNALTTLALAKEESLGDTQPAEDLLSLEGLERELAFKLAAKGVCTLEDLAEQGVDDLSDIDGLSDERAGELIMAARNICWFGDDA
- the infB gene encoding translation initiation factor IF-2; this translates as MTTDVNVKTLAAEIQTPVERLVQQFADAGIQKSETDSVTQHEKETLLAHLNRDHGSGSGKLTLQRKTRSTLNVPGTGGKSKAVQIEVRKKRTYVKGDPANAEQAEAEAQAEREAEELARREAEEIAQREAQDKAKREAEEQAKREAAEKAKREAAERDKVSNQYTDETTRATQSDKARREAEAAELKRKAEEEAHRKIEEEAKRVAEEARKMAEEKGEEWAVVKEVEDTSDYHVTTSTHARAAEDENDAQVEGDRRTRAVRPAKAPVRKKGNKHSEAKTDREEARAQVRGGKGGKRKPSTLQQSFNKPAQAVNRDVIIGETITVAELANKMAVKGSQVIKAMMKLGAMATINQVIDQETAQLVAEEMGHKVTLRRENELEEAVMSDRDTDAVLESRAPVVTIMGHVDHGKTSLLDYIRSTKVASGEAGGITQHIGAYHVETDNGMVTFLDTPGHAAFTAMRARGAQATDIVILVVAADDGVMPQTIEAIQHAKAAKVPVVVAVNKCDKPEADPDRVKNELTQYGIIPEEWGGENMFVNVSAKAGTGIDDLLNAILLQAEVLELSAVRQGMASGVVIESFLDKGRGPVATVLVREGTLNKGDIVLCGFEYGRVRAMRDELGREVLTAGPSIPVEILGMSGVPAAGDEATVVRDEKKAREVALYRQGKFREVKLARQQKSKLENMFANMTEGEVSELNIVLKADVQGSVEAISDSLMKLSTDEVKVKIVGSGVGGITETDATLAAASNAILVGFNVRADASARRVIDTESLDLRYYSVIYNLIDEVKAAMSGMLAPEYKQQIIGLAAVRDVFKSPKFGAIAGCMVTEGNIKRHNPIRVLRDNVVIYEGELESLRRFKDDVNEVRNGMECGIGVKNYNDVRVGDMIEVFEIIEIQRTID